A genomic region of Dactylococcopsis salina PCC 8305 contains the following coding sequences:
- a CDS encoding YdcF family protein has translation MFLFLSKFLPLFVYPLGLTTLLLLGGLILAWKRPQLALLPMGISVIVIFLAGNAWVSSLLVQSLEWQQIPKKELPEAEAIILLGGSTRVPTPPRKTVEITEAGDRVLYAAHLYKEGKAPLIIATGGRITWLKNSPPEADSMKILLTEIGVPEEAVIEEKQALNTYQNAVYTKEILEQRGIKKSLLVTSASHMPRSMLVFKKQDINVIPAPTDFTVTQLDWEQLQSTPQVTILNLIPDAGRLQQTTQALKEYIGIVVYWLKGWI, from the coding sequence ATGTTCTTATTTTTATCAAAATTTCTCCCTTTATTTGTCTATCCACTAGGATTAACCACACTACTTTTATTAGGGGGATTAATTCTAGCTTGGAAACGTCCGCAATTGGCATTATTACCAATGGGAATCAGTGTAATTGTAATTTTCCTTGCTGGTAATGCTTGGGTGAGTTCTCTTTTAGTTCAATCATTAGAATGGCAACAAATCCCTAAAAAAGAATTACCAGAAGCAGAAGCAATTATCTTATTAGGAGGATCAACAAGAGTTCCCACGCCGCCCCGGAAAACTGTAGAAATAACCGAAGCGGGCGATCGCGTTTTGTATGCCGCCCATCTTTATAAAGAAGGAAAAGCACCGCTAATTATCGCTACAGGTGGACGAATTACTTGGCTAAAAAATTCGCCTCCAGAAGCAGATAGTATGAAAATTTTATTAACTGAAATTGGTGTTCCAGAAGAGGCAGTTATAGAGGAAAAACAAGCACTTAATACTTATCAAAATGCCGTTTATACGAAAGAGATTTTAGAACAACGTGGGATTAAGAAATCACTTTTAGTGACTTCTGCATCTCATATGCCTCGATCGATGCTAGTGTTTAAAAAACAGGATATTAATGTTATTCCAGCCCCCACAGATTTTACCGTTACCCAACTAGACTGGGAACAATTACAAAGCACTCCCCAGGTCACAATTTTAAATTTAATTCCTGATGCGGGACGATTGCAGCAAACCACACAAGCACTCAAAGAATATATTGGAATTGTTGTCTATTGGTTAAAAGGTTGGATTTAA
- a CDS encoding RelA/SpoT family protein, with amino-acid sequence MDAMSSTRALLYALKTPTEYNTPLPQWLKDCIEIANDPNQDNEDVALIADAFQFAYELHEGQYRRSGEPYIAHPVAVAGLIRDLGGGSAMIGAGFLHDIVEDTEVTCEEIEERFGESVRHLVEGVTKLSKFNFSSKTERQAENFRRMFLAMAKDIRVIVVKLADRLHNMRTLQHLKPEKQKQIALETREIFAPLANRLGIGSFKWELEDLSFKYLEPEAFQEIRELVADRRTDREKRIQTVTEALQKRFDQGGIEVEELKGRPKHLYGIYQKMQQQQKTFAEIYDLAGVRVILKTREDCYRALAIIHDEFKPIPGRFKDYIGLPKPNRYQSLHTTVIGGYGKPIEMQIRTLEMHYIAEYGIAAHWLYKETGGTSDFKFTAEDEKFTWLRQLLEWQNDLKDAQEYIESIRDNLFEDDVFVFTPQGDVVALSRGATPVDFAYHIHTEVGNHIKGARVNGSWTVLDTALKNGDIVEIITSKNSHPSLDWLNFVVTPSARNRIRQWYKRSHREENITRGRSMVEKVVGKSGSDSLFKSDRMQRVAERCNHQSVDDLLAAVGYGEITTNSVASKLREESLQEEAVEKTDEIGNLEEETIQSLPTTTSRNNHHGTTSKAPIAGVEGLMYHRAGCCSPLPGEPIVGVVTRTKGVSIHRQDCSNVENTESDRVIPVDWNPTNGNGRAPTYTVDLEIEVIDRVGIFRDILARLSDQHINLSNASVKTGKGKPALISVSMEVKDHQQMQYCFNQIKQMSDVLKLRRVHHSHE; translated from the coding sequence ATGGATGCGATGTCTTCGACACGAGCTTTGCTCTACGCACTAAAAACCCCAACTGAATATAACACACCGCTTCCCCAGTGGTTAAAAGACTGTATCGAAATTGCTAATGATCCGAACCAAGACAATGAAGATGTAGCCTTAATCGCGGATGCGTTTCAGTTTGCCTATGAACTACACGAAGGTCAATATCGGCGATCGGGCGAACCCTATATCGCCCATCCCGTCGCTGTTGCGGGGTTGATTCGGGATTTAGGGGGAGGAAGTGCCATGATCGGCGCTGGTTTCCTACACGACATTGTAGAAGATACAGAAGTAACTTGTGAGGAAATCGAAGAAAGATTTGGCGAAAGTGTGCGCCATTTGGTAGAAGGAGTAACCAAACTTTCTAAGTTTAACTTTTCCAGTAAAACTGAACGTCAAGCGGAAAACTTTCGGCGGATGTTTTTGGCGATGGCGAAAGATATTCGGGTGATTGTGGTGAAACTCGCCGATCGTCTCCACAACATGCGAACCTTACAACATCTGAAACCCGAAAAACAGAAACAAATTGCCCTCGAAACCAGAGAAATATTTGCGCCTTTGGCGAATCGGTTAGGAATTGGGAGTTTTAAGTGGGAATTGGAAGATTTATCCTTTAAATATCTCGAACCAGAGGCATTTCAAGAAATACGAGAGTTAGTTGCCGATCGACGCACCGATCGAGAAAAAAGAATCCAAACCGTAACGGAAGCCTTACAGAAACGCTTTGATCAAGGGGGAATAGAAGTAGAAGAGTTAAAAGGTCGTCCCAAGCATTTATATGGAATTTACCAGAAAATGCAACAGCAGCAAAAAACCTTTGCTGAAATTTACGATTTAGCTGGGGTGAGAGTGATTCTAAAAACGCGAGAAGACTGTTACCGCGCTTTGGCGATTATCCATGATGAGTTTAAGCCCATTCCAGGTCGCTTTAAAGATTATATTGGCTTACCGAAACCGAACCGCTATCAATCTTTACATACAACGGTGATTGGTGGTTATGGAAAACCGATCGAAATGCAAATCCGAACCCTAGAAATGCACTATATCGCCGAATACGGGATTGCCGCCCATTGGTTGTATAAGGAAACAGGGGGAACAAGCGACTTTAAGTTTACCGCCGAGGATGAGAAGTTTACTTGGTTACGACAACTTTTAGAATGGCAAAATGACCTCAAAGATGCTCAAGAATACATTGAAAGCATTCGGGATAATCTCTTTGAAGATGATGTTTTTGTCTTTACGCCGCAAGGGGATGTGGTCGCATTATCTCGCGGTGCGACTCCTGTCGATTTTGCTTATCATATCCATACCGAAGTCGGGAATCATATTAAGGGAGCACGAGTTAATGGCAGTTGGACGGTTTTAGATACTGCTTTGAAAAATGGCGATATTGTCGAGATTATTACCAGCAAAAACAGTCATCCCAGTTTAGATTGGTTAAACTTTGTGGTTACTCCCAGTGCGCGTAATCGAATTCGTCAATGGTATAAACGTTCTCATCGCGAAGAAAATATTACTCGTGGACGGAGTATGGTAGAAAAAGTAGTGGGAAAATCAGGATCAGATTCACTATTTAAGTCCGATCGAATGCAACGAGTCGCCGAGCGTTGTAACCATCAAAGCGTTGACGATTTACTGGCGGCGGTGGGCTATGGGGAGATTACCACTAATTCTGTTGCCAGTAAGTTACGGGAAGAATCTTTGCAAGAGGAAGCGGTAGAGAAAACCGACGAGATCGGAAATTTAGAAGAGGAAACAATACAAAGTCTCCCCACCACTACTTCTCGGAATAATCATCATGGTACTACAAGTAAAGCCCCGATCGCAGGGGTAGAGGGGTTAATGTATCATCGCGCGGGATGTTGTTCTCCCCTTCCAGGTGAACCCATTGTGGGGGTAGTGACTCGCACTAAAGGCGTAAGCATTCATCGTCAAGACTGTTCTAATGTGGAAAATACAGAGAGCGATCGCGTGATCCCTGTGGATTGGAATCCCACTAATGGCAATGGTCGCGCTCCCACTTATACCGTTGATTTGGAAATCGAAGTGATCGATCGGGTGGGAATCTTCCGAGACATTCTCGCTCGTCTCAGCGACCAACATATTAATCTTAGCAATGCCAGCGTCAAAACGGGAAAAGGAAAACCCGCTTTAATTAGTGTTTCGATGGAAGTGAAAGATCATCAACAAATGCAGTATTGTTTTAATCAGATCAAACAAATGAGTGATGTTTTAAAACTGCGCCGCGTTCATCACAGCCATGAATAA
- a CDS encoding Uma2 family endonuclease, whose product MTIATNHIIPQQPLTFDQFFDRYGDDNRYELIDGEVFDLESNGRHEEVAALITAKICVEIEKKGLPWFVLQRGLLRPFNASLTAFRPDVAVVDRNELTKEPLWLDQSILTLGNSIKFVAEVVSNNWQNDYARKVEDYAVLGIPEYWIADYFGLGGTRHIGKPKQPTLSICTLVDGDYQIQQFRGNQSIISPTFPNLKLTAEQILSVGG is encoded by the coding sequence ATGACTATTGCAACTAATCACATCATCCCACAGCAGCCATTGACCTTTGATCAATTTTTCGATCGGTATGGCGACGATAACCGCTATGAGTTAATTGATGGAGAAGTATTTGATTTGGAATCCAATGGTCGCCATGAGGAAGTTGCTGCCTTAATTACTGCTAAAATCTGTGTTGAAATTGAGAAAAAGGGTTTACCTTGGTTTGTCTTACAACGAGGATTATTACGCCCTTTTAATGCTAGTTTAACCGCCTTTAGACCTGATGTTGCAGTGGTCGATCGAAATGAACTCACTAAAGAACCGCTTTGGTTGGATCAATCAATCCTCACTCTTGGTAATTCTATTAAATTTGTTGCCGAAGTTGTTAGCAACAACTGGCAAAATGATTATGCCCGTAAAGTGGAAGATTATGCCGTTTTAGGGATTCCAGAGTATTGGATTGCAGACTATTTCGGTTTAGGAGGAACTCGACACATTGGGAAACCTAAACAACCGACTCTTTCTATTTGTACTCTGGTTGATGGGGATTATCAAATCCAACAATTCCGAGGAAATCAGAGTATTATTTCACCGACTTTCCCAAACTTAAAATTAACGGCGGAACAGATTTTAAGTGTTGGTGGTTAA
- a CDS encoding ribbon-helix-helix domain-containing protein, with amino-acid sequence MSKTTEITLQLPTELLETTEALIKAGKANSLDEVITQALQHEINQLKSEQPSFNSSNDFNNDPIWQLGKKPIAIDITDASENLDQYLYNTFCN; translated from the coding sequence ATGTCAAAAACAACAGAAATAACCTTACAATTACCAACCGAATTACTGGAAACAACTGAAGCCTTAATTAAAGCAGGAAAAGCAAACAGTTTAGATGAGGTTATCACGCAAGCATTGCAACACGAAATCAATCAATTAAAGAGTGAACAGCCTTCTTTCAACTCATCTAATGATTTTAATAATGATCCGATTTGGCAACTTGGAAAAAAACCGATTGCAATCGACATAACCGATGCTTCAGAAAATCTTGATCAATACCTTTATAATACTTTTTGTAATTAA
- the sodX gene encoding nickel-type superoxide dismutase maturation protease: MELPDISVREFLLWILGKRKRFRVKGNSMLPLLKPEEEVLIDRGCYQDSLPKVGEIVVAKHPTKSDLQLIKRVTLVSENGSCFLMGDNPEESTDSRQFGKVNREQIIGRVTCRFG; encoded by the coding sequence ATGGAATTACCAGATATTTCTGTTCGAGAATTTTTACTTTGGATTTTGGGAAAACGGAAGCGATTTCGGGTGAAAGGAAATTCTATGCTTCCTTTACTTAAACCAGAAGAAGAGGTTTTGATCGATCGAGGCTGTTATCAAGATTCATTACCAAAAGTGGGAGAGATTGTTGTAGCAAAACATCCGACAAAAAGCGATTTACAGTTAATTAAACGAGTCACCCTTGTATCAGAAAATGGCAGTTGTTTTCTGATGGGAGATAATCCCGAAGAAAGCACCGATAGCAGACAATTTGGTAAGGTAAATCGAGAACAAATTATTGGTCGTGTTACCTGTCGGTTTGGTTAA